Proteins encoded together in one Desulfosporosinus meridiei DSM 13257 window:
- a CDS encoding universal stress protein, translating to MHESTFNVLLYSDGSQQAFSAAVYAANLLKSMPNMHLTIVQVQESEEGSMGTEYSWIDTWPVSPTSEWMKRVIESDNNVRSLYNHILNRTNEIFTERGKNVSHHVIYCNPSISDTVDALLEYAEKKKFKLIIMGTRGLTTLKGLIFGCLAHNVLNRSPIPVLLIKKLPQDFIDNYCSDDNSNVLKVNHL from the coding sequence TTGCACGAGTCAACGTTTAATGTTCTTCTTTATTCCGACGGATCCCAGCAGGCTTTTTCAGCCGCAGTTTATGCAGCCAATTTGCTAAAAAGCATGCCAAATATGCATTTAACCATTGTCCAGGTTCAGGAGAGCGAAGAAGGTTCAATGGGGACAGAGTATAGTTGGATCGATACCTGGCCCGTTAGTCCTACGTCGGAGTGGATGAAACGTGTCATTGAGTCAGATAATAACGTAAGAAGTTTGTATAATCATATTCTTAATAGAACTAATGAAATTTTCACTGAAAGAGGAAAAAATGTCAGTCATCATGTGATCTATTGTAATCCTAGCATATCTGACACAGTAGATGCGCTTCTTGAGTATGCGGAAAAGAAAAAGTTCAAGTTGATTATCATGGGTACTCGTGGTCTAACCACGCTAAAAGGCTTGATTTTTGGTTGTTTAGCTCACAACGTTCTAAATAGATCACCCATCCCTGTTTTGTTAATTAAGAAGTTGCCCCAAGACTTCATTGATAATTATTGCTCAGATGATAACAGCAATGTTTTGAAAGTTAATCATCTATAG
- a CDS encoding YlbF family regulator, with protein sequence MDQIEELMQKSIELGKAIAQSDIYKDFKKAEYDLFQDAEARKLVEDLQKIKNEHRGKLMAGIEVTKEEEEKLQELEKTCIKNRQVLASNQANTNFQEFMEQISGNIKNGIKSIDK encoded by the coding sequence ATGGATCAAATTGAGGAATTAATGCAAAAGAGTATTGAACTAGGTAAAGCGATTGCCCAATCTGATATCTATAAAGATTTCAAAAAGGCTGAATATGATCTTTTTCAAGATGCGGAAGCTCGAAAGTTAGTAGAAGATCTTCAAAAAATCAAAAATGAACATCGCGGCAAATTAATGGCCGGCATTGAAGTAACCAAAGAAGAAGAAGAAAAACTCCAAGAATTAGAGAAAACATGCATTAAAAATCGCCAAGTTTTAGCTAGTAATCAGGCTAACACAAACTTCCAAGAGTTTATGGAGCAGATATCTGGAAATATCAAAAATGGGATAAAAAGTATCGATAAATAA
- a CDS encoding SulP family inorganic anion transporter: MNILKFIPLIDTLINYDKKNFRFDLIAALTVAVVALPQTMAYAMIAGVHPAYGLYSGIVLTIIASSFGSSNQLATGPTNAICLLIASYMIPFAGSNNFFANLFLLTFLVGAIQFTMGVLKLGSLVNYVSHAVIVGFTAGAGVIIAMGQLNNIMGVSLPDPHLSSIGKVVACLQSIDKINYYALGVGLFTITIIIISKIINKNIPGALLSVIFSVVLVMILGLEELGVKVVGQIPQAIPPLSMPNFNLSAIGDLGTGAAVIAIIGLVEAVSISKSIATKTQQKIDPNQEFIGQGIANLVGSFFSSIAGSGSFTRSAITHQNGGKTRLTGVLVGLIILIVLFFFAPYARYIPNASLAGVIMVVAYSMIDKRALVKVTTTNRNDAIVLLVTMLTTIFAPHLEQAIYAGVAVSVILYLKDSAVATVRTLETVSANNGQFIEQLARKNDTAVAIHQLEGNLYFGSSADLDKKLSDSFPNSKVYLLRFKGVSIIDITAMEVIETYIDRALKEEKKVILSGVTPNILGMLRKMDIVDHVGKENIYMEEDEVFASSEKAIEHANSFVRSVSYTSENRSVQAY, encoded by the coding sequence ATGAACATTTTAAAGTTTATTCCACTTATTGATACCTTAATCAATTATGATAAAAAGAATTTCAGATTTGATCTAATCGCTGCATTAACTGTTGCAGTAGTTGCCTTACCTCAAACTATGGCTTATGCAATGATCGCCGGTGTTCACCCAGCCTACGGTTTATACTCTGGTATTGTGCTAACAATTATTGCTTCTTCGTTTGGAAGTTCTAATCAGTTGGCCACCGGGCCAACTAATGCTATCTGTCTCTTGATAGCATCCTATATGATACCCTTTGCAGGAAGCAATAACTTTTTTGCAAACTTATTTCTCCTAACCTTTTTAGTGGGAGCTATACAATTTACCATGGGGGTACTAAAACTGGGTTCTTTAGTCAACTATGTTTCTCATGCTGTAATCGTAGGCTTTACCGCCGGAGCAGGTGTTATTATTGCTATGGGTCAGCTAAATAACATAATGGGAGTTAGTCTGCCTGATCCACACCTTTCAAGTATTGGAAAAGTAGTTGCTTGTTTACAGAGTATTGATAAAATTAATTATTATGCTTTAGGAGTTGGCCTTTTTACTATAACAATAATTATAATCAGTAAAATAATTAATAAGAATATCCCCGGTGCTTTGTTAAGTGTTATCTTTTCAGTAGTTCTCGTGATGATCTTAGGGTTAGAGGAATTAGGAGTAAAAGTTGTCGGACAAATTCCTCAAGCTATACCACCGCTAAGCATGCCCAACTTCAATCTCTCTGCTATTGGCGATTTAGGTACCGGAGCAGCCGTCATTGCCATTATTGGTTTAGTTGAAGCAGTATCAATTTCCAAGTCAATTGCAACTAAAACCCAACAAAAAATAGATCCCAATCAGGAGTTTATTGGCCAAGGAATAGCTAATTTAGTAGGATCATTTTTCAGCAGTATAGCAGGCTCCGGTTCCTTTACACGTTCTGCTATAACCCATCAAAATGGAGGAAAAACCCGGTTAACAGGTGTGCTGGTAGGTTTGATAATCCTCATTGTCTTATTTTTCTTTGCTCCCTACGCGAGATATATTCCAAATGCAAGTTTAGCTGGGGTTATCATGGTAGTTGCCTACTCAATGATTGATAAACGAGCTTTAGTAAAGGTTACAACAACTAATCGTAATGATGCCATCGTCCTACTGGTGACCATGTTGACGACCATTTTTGCCCCTCATTTAGAGCAAGCAATTTATGCCGGAGTTGCTGTCTCAGTAATTCTATACCTAAAGGATTCTGCCGTAGCTACCGTCAGAACTTTAGAAACGGTCAGCGCAAATAACGGGCAATTTATTGAACAATTAGCCCGTAAGAATGACACCGCCGTTGCAATTCATCAACTAGAGGGAAACCTATATTTCGGATCCTCAGCGGATCTTGACAAGAAGTTAAGCGACTCATTCCCAAACTCCAAAGTTTATCTCTTACGTTTCAAAGGCGTTTCAATCATCGATATTACGGCAATGGAAGTTATTGAAACTTATATTGACCGAGCTTTAAAGGAAGAAAAAAAGGTTATTCTTTCTGGAGTTACACCAAACATCTTAGGCATGCTGAGAAAAATGGACATTGTTGATCACGTCGGTAAAGAAAATATCTATATGGAAGAAGATGAAGTTTTTGCCTCATCTGAGAAAGCTATAGAGCATGCAAACTCTTTTGTTAGAAGTGTCAGCTATACCTCGGAGAACCGATCTGTCCAAGCATACTAA
- a CDS encoding SulP family inorganic anion transporter translates to MYLTRFKYIPLIGTLMNYKKEYFSKDLIAALTVAVVVIPQSMAYALIAGVNPVYGLYTAIVSTIIASAFGSSNHAIAGPTNAIALLVASSLGKYMGQENVYQMLFLMTFMVGVLQILFGVIKLGKVINFVSHSVVIGFTAGAGVLIGLGQLSTLLSISIKDSAHMSTMQKFYYVMTHLSQTNMYALGLGAMTMAIIIVCKKINKKIPGALIGIIIPIIFIVMFSLDQKGVKLTGFIPSSLPPFKMIQFDLNVMQNLFGGAVAIAIIGLVEAIAISKSIATTSRQKIDANQEFIGQGLANAGAAFFQCFAGSGSFTRSAINYQSGAVTRFAGIMSGIVVALVLLFFAPYAQYIPNPCLAGVILVIAYNMVDKKEIMHIVKAGKFKSDSIAMFTTAIATIVMPHLDVAIYTGIAISIALYLKDTNKAPLKILLPSQEKNGHVIEKEVKSLKEKVDILIIQLEGNLFFGSAEDLQTKLDDLTDKSKVFILRMKYVATIDLTALGALKVFIRTVKESGGIVIFSGVKSEFNSLLINSHVTSDIGEDNIFMSENEIFASSTNALERAKSVLGCEIIDGKDKSAACNLLESEINTNVDSGIKNRNTAAF, encoded by the coding sequence TTGTACTTAACAAGATTTAAGTATATTCCTTTGATTGGAACCTTAATGAATTATAAAAAGGAATACTTTAGTAAAGACTTAATTGCCGCATTAACTGTCGCAGTTGTAGTCATTCCCCAGTCAATGGCATATGCATTAATAGCTGGTGTTAATCCAGTTTATGGTTTGTATACTGCTATTGTATCGACTATCATTGCCTCGGCATTTGGTAGTTCAAATCACGCAATTGCTGGGCCAACAAATGCTATTGCACTACTCGTAGCAAGCAGTCTAGGTAAGTATATGGGCCAAGAGAATGTTTATCAGATGCTCTTTTTAATGACGTTTATGGTTGGTGTGTTACAGATTCTATTTGGAGTTATAAAACTTGGAAAAGTTATTAACTTTGTGTCTCATTCTGTAGTCATAGGTTTTACAGCCGGGGCAGGGGTATTAATTGGGTTAGGGCAACTCAGTACTCTGCTGAGTATTTCTATTAAAGATTCTGCTCATATGTCAACGATGCAGAAGTTCTATTATGTTATGACTCATTTAAGTCAGACTAATATGTATGCACTTGGACTTGGGGCAATGACTATGGCTATAATTATAGTTTGTAAAAAAATTAATAAGAAGATCCCCGGAGCTTTGATAGGAATCATTATTCCAATTATCTTTATTGTTATGTTTTCCCTGGATCAAAAGGGTGTAAAGCTAACAGGATTTATACCATCCTCCCTTCCGCCTTTTAAAATGATTCAATTTGACCTTAACGTTATGCAGAATCTTTTTGGTGGGGCAGTAGCAATTGCTATCATTGGCTTAGTTGAGGCTATAGCAATTTCAAAGTCAATCGCCACAACCTCAAGGCAGAAAATAGATGCTAACCAAGAGTTTATTGGCCAAGGGCTGGCTAATGCCGGAGCTGCATTCTTTCAATGCTTTGCCGGGTCGGGATCCTTTACTCGTTCAGCAATCAATTATCAAAGTGGTGCAGTCACCAGATTTGCCGGAATAATGTCAGGTATCGTAGTTGCCTTAGTCTTATTGTTTTTTGCGCCCTATGCACAATATATTCCAAATCCATGTCTTGCTGGTGTAATTCTGGTTATTGCTTATAACATGGTAGATAAAAAGGAAATCATGCATATTGTGAAGGCTGGAAAGTTTAAATCGGATTCTATTGCCATGTTTACCACAGCTATTGCGACAATTGTAATGCCTCATTTAGATGTGGCAATCTACACAGGAATTGCAATATCTATTGCCCTATATCTTAAAGATACTAATAAGGCACCTTTAAAGATACTTCTACCTTCACAAGAAAAGAATGGGCATGTTATTGAAAAAGAAGTTAAATCCCTTAAAGAAAAAGTTGACATTCTAATCATTCAGTTAGAAGGAAATCTTTTCTTCGGTTCAGCGGAAGATTTACAAACAAAGTTAGATGATCTAACGGATAAATCAAAAGTATTTATTCTAAGAATGAAATATGTTGCAACGATTGATTTAACTGCTTTAGGCGCTTTGAAGGTTTTTATAAGAACTGTTAAAGAATCTGGCGGAATCGTTATCTTCAGTGGAGTAAAATCTGAGTTCAACTCTCTATTGATTAATTCACATGTAACTTCGGATATTGGAGAAGATAACATCTTCATGTCTGAGAATGAAATTTTTGCCTCATCTACAAATGCATTAGAAAGAGCAAAATCAGTTTTAGGTTGTGAGATCATTGACGGTAAGGACAAATCTGCTGCCTGTAACTTATTAGAATCTGAAATTAATACAAATGTAGATAGCGGTATCAAAAATCGAAACACTGCAGCCTTTTAA
- the sat gene encoding sulfate adenylyltransferase, with translation MSKLVPPHGGKLTPVLLPESQRADALAKAKTLPVVRMSSRETSDLLMIGMGAFSPLTGFMDKANYESVVNTKHLTNGLAWPLPITLSVTPEQAETIKIGMELALVDDETDTYCGILTVNDKYEYDKVKECNAVFFTDDAAHDGVKKVMSQGDVNIGGELITFSQLGYASKYGDYYATPEQTRKIFDEKGWATVAAFQTRNPLHRSHEFLCKMGNEVCDGLFIHPIVGKLKEGDIPAETRLECYEVLLKNYFNEKNAVMKVYPMEMRYAGPSEAILHAIFRQNFGCSHILVGRDHAGVGDYYTAYQAQEIFDTFKPGEILCQPLKVTAAMYCNKCEGMTTEKTCPHGKEDHLKISGTKLRAMLAAGEVPPSNFSRKEVLEILLKYYSSK, from the coding sequence ATGTCAAAACTAGTACCACCCCATGGTGGAAAGTTAACACCTGTATTGCTCCCTGAATCACAAAGAGCTGATGCATTAGCAAAAGCAAAAACCTTACCAGTGGTTCGCATGTCTTCAAGAGAAACTTCTGACCTTTTAATGATCGGGATGGGGGCATTCAGCCCACTAACAGGATTCATGGACAAAGCCAATTATGAAAGTGTTGTAAACACAAAACATTTAACCAATGGCTTAGCATGGCCTCTCCCAATCACTTTGTCAGTTACTCCTGAACAAGCTGAAACTATCAAAATTGGTATGGAATTAGCTTTAGTTGATGATGAAACAGATACCTATTGCGGTATCTTAACAGTGAACGATAAATACGAGTATGACAAAGTTAAAGAGTGCAACGCTGTATTCTTTACGGATGACGCAGCGCATGATGGTGTTAAAAAAGTTATGTCTCAAGGAGATGTCAACATCGGCGGTGAGTTGATAACCTTTAGTCAACTGGGATACGCTTCAAAATATGGTGACTACTATGCTACTCCTGAACAAACCAGAAAAATCTTCGATGAAAAGGGCTGGGCAACTGTTGCAGCTTTCCAAACCCGGAATCCTTTACATCGTTCACATGAGTTCCTCTGCAAAATGGGAAATGAAGTTTGCGATGGACTATTCATACATCCTATCGTAGGAAAACTCAAAGAGGGAGATATTCCTGCTGAAACTCGTTTAGAGTGCTATGAAGTTCTTTTGAAAAATTATTTCAATGAGAAAAATGCTGTGATGAAAGTATATCCTATGGAAATGCGCTATGCAGGACCAAGTGAAGCTATCCTACACGCAATTTTCCGTCAAAACTTTGGCTGCAGCCACATCCTTGTTGGCCGTGACCATGCTGGCGTTGGCGATTACTACACAGCTTATCAAGCTCAAGAAATCTTTGATACCTTTAAGCCAGGCGAAATCCTTTGCCAACCTCTTAAAGTAACAGCTGCTATGTACTGCAATAAGTGCGAAGGCATGACAACTGAAAAAACTTGCCCACATGGCAAAGAAGATCATTTGAAAATTAGCGGAACTAAGCTGAGAGCTATGTTAGCTGCCGGCGAAGTACCACCTAGCAATTTCAGCCGTAAAGAAGTACTTGAAATTCTGCTCAAATATTACTCCTCTAAGTAA
- a CDS encoding (Fe-S)-binding protein, whose amino-acid sequence MDEIKEVSLEMREYIISSGAETLNWCMQCGLCTNLCPYRQVPGELSEVFNIRKMQRQGQLGLEGFDDEEVLFACVTCGMCQTNCPRSVEIIKNVRSMRNTIVGAGILPSHLRPVAGSLHANGNPWAGPREKRADWLEGLNVPEFTEGTEYLLYVCCTSCYDTRSQKIAKSVVKLLQQAGVNFGVLTAEESCCGETIRKIGDEELFAKLAESNIKLFNGKGVKKIITTSPHCLYSFKQDYPELGGEYEVMHYSELLSELLKEGKLSLPGEIAKKVTFHDPCYLGRHNLVYDAPRELLQAVPGAELVELDRAKNKSLCCSGGGGRIWAEVPFGERFGELRINDAVKQNADVIVTACPYCITMLDDACAGLEKNDVLKVMEMSEFLCESLEK is encoded by the coding sequence ATGGATGAAATAAAAGAAGTATCTCTGGAGATGAGAGAATATATTATTTCTTCAGGAGCCGAAACGCTCAACTGGTGTATGCAGTGCGGTCTCTGCACCAATCTATGTCCATACCGACAGGTTCCCGGTGAGCTTAGCGAAGTATTTAATATTCGTAAAATGCAACGACAAGGACAACTCGGCTTGGAAGGTTTCGATGATGAAGAAGTTCTTTTTGCCTGTGTTACTTGTGGCATGTGTCAAACAAATTGTCCGAGAAGTGTTGAGATTATTAAAAACGTACGCTCAATGCGTAATACGATTGTAGGTGCCGGCATCTTGCCGAGTCACTTAAGACCTGTAGCAGGGAGTCTTCATGCCAATGGCAATCCTTGGGCCGGACCTCGTGAGAAGAGAGCTGACTGGCTAGAAGGCTTGAATGTTCCAGAATTTACAGAAGGCACTGAATACCTGCTTTATGTATGCTGCACATCCTGTTATGATACACGCAGCCAAAAAATTGCTAAAAGCGTTGTCAAACTTCTCCAACAAGCTGGAGTTAACTTCGGGGTCTTAACAGCTGAAGAAAGCTGTTGTGGTGAAACTATCCGTAAAATCGGGGATGAAGAACTTTTCGCTAAATTAGCTGAGTCTAACATCAAGTTGTTTAATGGAAAAGGTGTTAAGAAAATTATTACTACTTCCCCACACTGTTTGTACTCTTTTAAACAAGATTATCCAGAACTTGGTGGAGAGTACGAAGTAATGCACTATTCTGAGCTCCTTAGTGAACTCTTGAAAGAAGGAAAGCTTTCCTTACCAGGGGAAATTGCAAAAAAAGTAACATTCCACGATCCATGTTACTTAGGACGACACAATTTAGTCTATGACGCTCCACGTGAGCTACTCCAGGCAGTTCCAGGGGCTGAGCTTGTCGAATTAGATCGGGCTAAGAATAAGAGCCTTTGCTGTTCAGGCGGTGGCGGGCGGATTTGGGCCGAAGTACCCTTTGGTGAGCGTTTCGGAGAATTACGGATTAATGATGCAGTGAAGCAAAATGCTGATGTCATAGTCACTGCTTGCCCATACTGTATTACAATGTTAGATGATGCTTGCGCAGGTTTAGAAAAGAATGACGTGTTGAAAGTCATGGAGATGTCAGAATTTCTCTGCGAGTCCCTTGAAAAATAA
- the aprA gene encoding adenylyl-sulfate reductase subunit alpha — protein sequence MPMNFETVEVTTDLLIIGGGMGSCGAAVEAAYWGKKHGIKVTLVDKASMPRSGAVGMGLSAINLYVGLAEGKNTVEDYVRYVKGDLMGIARDDLVANIARHVDSSVHLFEKWGLPLWKDENGGYVHEGKWQLMISGESYKVIVAEAAKNALGEENIYERVFITEPLMKDGKCVGAVGFSVRENKIYVFKAKATLCAMGGTVGVFKPKSTGEGAGRSWYPPFSTGSSAYFTMKAGCEMTCQEVRFVPIRFKDAYGPVGAWFLLFKSRATNALGENYMETRAAELENWGVFGKIKPIPANLRNHLGLLDIQEGKGPLFMRTEEAIANLARQYEGDEKAFKKKMKTLENEAWEDFLDMTIAQALLWAATNVEPEVRSSEIAATEPYFISSHSGASGAWVSGPEDLSAGTDYFWGYANMTTVPALFAAGDATGACAHKFSSGTHAEGRIAAKAACKYILDNNTLIEADAQVIEDIKATIVKPLEIYEQHKDFSTDPSVNPNYILPKQFMYRLQKMMDEYVGGANVFFNMNQASLTRAAELMEFLKEDSEKLAAADLYELLRVWENKHRLWQAESHLKAVTFREETRWPGYYIRTDKPAIDEENWRCFVNMKWDPNTNEWSVFKKPVLDMFGVSF from the coding sequence ATGCCAATGAACTTTGAAACAGTAGAAGTAACAACCGACCTTCTGATCATCGGAGGCGGAATGGGATCCTGTGGTGCTGCAGTAGAAGCAGCATACTGGGGCAAAAAACATGGAATTAAAGTAACCTTAGTTGATAAAGCATCAATGCCACGTTCCGGTGCAGTCGGAATGGGATTGTCCGCTATTAACTTATATGTTGGTCTTGCTGAAGGTAAAAACACAGTTGAAGATTATGTTAGATACGTTAAAGGCGACTTGATGGGTATTGCTCGTGATGACTTAGTCGCTAACATTGCCCGCCACGTTGACAGCTCCGTTCACCTCTTTGAAAAATGGGGTCTCCCATTATGGAAAGACGAAAATGGCGGATATGTTCACGAAGGTAAATGGCAATTAATGATCAGCGGTGAATCCTATAAGGTTATCGTTGCTGAAGCCGCTAAAAATGCTTTAGGCGAAGAAAACATTTATGAGAGAGTTTTCATCACCGAACCACTTATGAAAGATGGCAAATGCGTTGGAGCTGTCGGATTCAGTGTTCGTGAGAACAAAATCTATGTCTTCAAAGCAAAAGCTACTTTGTGCGCAATGGGTGGAACCGTTGGTGTCTTCAAACCAAAATCCACTGGTGAAGGTGCTGGACGTTCATGGTATCCTCCATTCTCCACAGGTTCATCTGCTTACTTCACAATGAAGGCCGGCTGCGAAATGACCTGTCAAGAAGTACGTTTCGTGCCTATCCGCTTTAAAGATGCTTATGGTCCAGTTGGCGCTTGGTTCTTACTTTTCAAATCCCGCGCTACCAATGCATTGGGCGAAAACTACATGGAAACCCGTGCAGCAGAGTTAGAAAACTGGGGCGTATTTGGTAAAATTAAGCCAATTCCTGCTAACCTCCGTAACCATCTCGGATTATTAGATATCCAAGAAGGTAAAGGACCTCTCTTCATGCGTACTGAGGAAGCTATTGCTAACTTAGCTAGACAATATGAAGGTGACGAGAAAGCCTTCAAGAAGAAAATGAAAACTTTAGAGAATGAAGCTTGGGAAGACTTCCTCGATATGACTATTGCTCAAGCTTTACTATGGGCTGCAACTAACGTTGAGCCAGAAGTAAGATCTTCCGAAATCGCTGCAACAGAGCCTTACTTCATCAGCTCCCACTCCGGAGCATCAGGCGCTTGGGTATCTGGTCCAGAAGATCTCTCTGCTGGAACCGACTATTTCTGGGGTTATGCTAACATGACCACAGTTCCTGCACTCTTTGCTGCTGGTGACGCTACAGGAGCTTGCGCTCACAAGTTCTCATCAGGTACACACGCTGAAGGACGTATTGCAGCTAAAGCAGCTTGCAAATATATCTTAGACAACAATACCTTGATTGAGGCAGATGCTCAAGTTATTGAAGATATTAAAGCAACAATCGTAAAACCACTTGAAATCTATGAGCAACACAAAGATTTCAGTACCGATCCTAGTGTAAACCCGAATTATATTCTTCCAAAGCAATTCATGTATCGTCTACAAAAAATGATGGATGAGTACGTTGGTGGAGCAAACGTGTTCTTCAATATGAACCAAGCTTCCTTAACCAGAGCAGCAGAACTGATGGAGTTCCTCAAAGAAGACTCCGAAAAATTAGCTGCAGCTGATCTGTATGAACTGTTGAGAGTTTGGGAAAACAAACACAGATTATGGCAAGCTGAGTCTCACCTCAAAGCTGTAACCTTCCGTGAAGAAACACGTTGGCCTGGATACTATATCAGAACAGACAAACCTGCCATTGATGAAGAGAACTGGCGCTGCTTCGTTAACATGAAGTGGGATCCAAATACTAATGAATGGTCAGTATTCAAAAAGCCTGTTCTTGATATGTTTGGCGTATCCTTTTAA
- the aprB gene encoding adenylyl-sulfate reductase subunit beta, which produces MPSFVIAEKCDGCKGQDKTACMYACPNDLMLLDKEKMKAVNLDPSQCWECLCCVKACPQQAMDLRGYADFVPLGASCVPLRSSDSIMWTVKFRNGMTKRFKFPIRTTEEGSAVPDGGYEVTTDIDSIELYTEPASMHMPVWTYKK; this is translated from the coding sequence ATGCCAAGTTTTGTAATTGCAGAAAAATGTGACGGATGTAAAGGGCAAGACAAAACAGCTTGCATGTATGCATGCCCCAATGACCTTATGTTGTTAGACAAAGAGAAAATGAAGGCTGTAAACCTTGACCCTTCCCAATGCTGGGAGTGCCTATGCTGTGTTAAGGCTTGCCCACAACAAGCAATGGATCTTCGTGGATATGCTGACTTTGTTCCACTAGGCGCCTCATGTGTACCTCTCCGTAGCTCTGATAGCATTATGTGGACTGTTAAATTCCGTAACGGCATGACCAAACGCTTTAAATTCCCGATTCGTACAACAGAAGAAGGTTCCGCAGTACCTGATGGCGGTTATGAAGTAACCACAGACATCGACAGCATCGAGCTGTATACAGAACCAGCTTCAATGCATATGCCAGTATGGACTTATAAGAAGTAA
- a CDS encoding sigma-54-dependent transcriptional regulator, with product MLNKILVIDDEEHLCWALEKGLRQEGYQVITATRGKEGLELIQKETPSLVLLDLKMPEMDGLEVLVKARELFPKLLVIMITAHGSIDTAIEAMKLGAIDYISKPFDLNELKIVVRQALMVSRLREEVVFLRSELNKKHGRILGNSPAIQEVNNLIERVADSNATVMITGESGTGKEVTALSIHNLSYRREKSYVPINCAALPETLLESELFGHEKGAFTGAVSRKLGRFELADKGTIFLDEVTEMPLSMQVKLLRVLQERQFERVGGTESIKVDVRVIAATNRDPMDCIKRGTFREDLYYRLNVLPIHIPPLRERSEDISLLTMHFMQKFNPSQEQMISPEALTLLMNYEWPGNIRELQNVIERSVILSQGQEIKVQHLPKEIQKVENKKSDADQGLILNFPDKGISFDEVERELILKALEKSRGNQTKAAQLLGLTRSALLYRAQKYQVKL from the coding sequence TTGTTGAATAAGATACTAGTCATTGATGATGAAGAGCATCTGTGTTGGGCTCTCGAAAAAGGCCTCCGACAGGAAGGGTATCAGGTGATAACTGCCACACGGGGGAAAGAAGGCCTGGAACTAATTCAGAAAGAAACACCTTCCTTAGTTCTGCTTGATCTCAAAATGCCTGAAATGGATGGCTTAGAAGTGTTGGTCAAAGCCAGAGAACTCTTCCCAAAGCTTCTGGTAATTATGATTACTGCTCATGGATCAATTGATACTGCCATTGAAGCTATGAAGCTTGGGGCAATTGATTATATTTCCAAGCCATTTGACCTTAATGAGCTCAAGATAGTTGTGAGGCAGGCCTTAATGGTAAGCCGTTTACGGGAAGAAGTTGTTTTTTTGCGCTCTGAACTGAATAAAAAACATGGCCGAATTTTAGGCAACAGCCCGGCAATACAAGAAGTAAATAACCTTATTGAGAGGGTTGCCGATAGCAATGCAACTGTAATGATTACCGGAGAAAGTGGTACAGGAAAAGAAGTTACGGCACTTTCAATTCACAATCTAAGCTATCGCCGAGAAAAGTCCTATGTTCCTATCAACTGCGCAGCACTCCCCGAAACGCTACTAGAAAGTGAATTGTTTGGCCATGAAAAGGGAGCATTCACGGGTGCTGTGAGTAGAAAGCTAGGTCGCTTTGAATTAGCTGATAAGGGAACAATATTTTTGGATGAGGTTACTGAAATGCCTCTGTCAATGCAAGTTAAACTCCTTAGAGTACTTCAGGAAAGACAGTTTGAAAGGGTAGGAGGAACCGAAAGCATCAAGGTTGATGTAAGGGTTATAGCTGCAACAAACCGGGATCCGATGGACTGCATTAAACGAGGAACTTTCAGGGAAGATCTGTACTACCGTTTAAATGTACTACCGATTCACATTCCCCCCTTAAGGGAAAGATCGGAAGATATATCACTATTGACCATGCACTTTATGCAAAAATTTAATCCCTCTCAAGAACAAATGATCTCTCCTGAGGCTTTAACATTATTAATGAACTATGAATGGCCCGGGAACATTCGAGAGTTGCAAAATGTAATCGAAAGGTCTGTCATCCTCTCTCAAGGGCAGGAGATTAAGGTGCAACATCTACCGAAAGAAATACAAAAAGTTGAAAACAAAAAAAGCGATGCAGATCAAGGTTTGATTCTTAATTTTCCTGACAAGGGGATTTCATTCGATGAAGTAGAAAGAGAATTGATTCTTAAGGCTCTTGAGAAAAGCAGAGGTAATCAGACTAAGGCAGCACAGCTACTTGGACTTACACGATCAGCACTCCTTTATAGGGCTCAAAAGTACCAAGTAAAATTATAG